Within Cytophagia bacterium CHB2, the genomic segment GTAGCGCCGGCATCGCTGCCCAATGCTGCTAACTTTTAGATAAGGCAAAACGATTTGGGTTTCTTCACCGTTAGCAGGTACGCTTTGTTTTTTCCACCAACAGCGTTTTCAGTTGGTTTTGCCGGTGAAACTTTCGTTACTCCATTAAAAATTGAATCTGTGCAGAAAATTGTAAGGCGCCTTGCACGATTTCCGCTTGATACCGGTCATACGTTGCCCAAATCGCAGCCTCGGCGCCGTGCAAATAATCCGGCGCGTCAAGCGCGATGGTCAAGTTCCGTCTTCGTGCCATACAGTATGTCCGGTGGTCCATCAAAATGGGGTGCAGCCGGACTCTAAGAAAGCCCGGCTTCACTCAATTGTTACTTGCTGCCGAGCGGAAAGCTCATACCGGCCATGAGCTGAAAGCCTCTCGTTTGGACGTCCGCATCTCCGGACACGAGGTCTTCACCCATAAGAGTAAGGACGCCTTCCTTGGCAATATCCGAAAGGCCGAGGGCATAGCGACTTTCCACAAAAATCACGCTAGCGCCGGTCGGGAAACTTGCTCCCGCGCCGAAAGTAAGGGCGAGATCGGTGCTTTCGGTGATATCCTTGGCGTCGATCTCTTCGCTGAATGAGGGCACACTGTAATCTAGTTTCGAGCTCAGGTTGAACCCAATGGTTGGGCCGGCCAGTAGATAGGGCCGAACGCTGCTCTTGCCAAAATCGATCTTCAAGAGCGCGGGCACTTCCAAATAACCGATTTTGTACGCAAATGTCTCTTCGCCCAAATCCGGGTCGGTGTCGTTTAACTCCCCACCTTTTTGCAAATACATCGGCGTAAATCGCAGTGAGATATCTTTGCTGAGCCTGATATCGAGAACTCCGCCGAGGCCAAAACCCGTGCGGCTGGAAAAATCGATCTGGCTGCCATCGACATCATTGCCATTGAGATTGGCGAAGTTCGCGCCGCCCATGACGCCGAGCTTGACTTGAGCACGGGCTGGCAGTGCGATAAACAGCGCCAAAAGCGTCGCGAACAAAAAATTGAATTTGATCATGACATCCTCCTTTTGCATTGAAGTTTGAGATTGATGAACTTGTGGATTTTTGCATTTCCGGATCATTGGATTGCCGGCTCAATGATCCATGTACTCTTCGCCCCTCGCTTTTCCACTCTTCGCTCCACGCTCCAGGCCCTCATCCCTTCGTCCAGCGCAAAAAGCTTTCATTCACCGCGCCGGCAGGATAGCGCCAATCCGGCTGGAGCCCAAGCCCGCCGGGGTCGCGCCAAACGAAGTCAATTGCCGCATCGCTTTTAGTGGGATCGCGAACGAGCAAGACGTAGAGCCGAAAGCCGTTCAAGTAAGACTCCCGCAGCTCGCAGGCAGTTTTCTGAGATTGCAAGGCGCCTTGCACGATTTCCGCTTGATACCGGTCATACGTTGCCCAAATCGCGCCCTCGACTCCGTGTAAATAATCTGGCGCGTCAAGCACAATGGTCAGTTCCGCCTTCGCGCCATAGGGTATCTCCGGCGGTCCATGCGGCGGGTCGAGGTCGTCCCATGCCAAGATTTTTCCGCTAGCCAGCCTGATCTTACCGAGGTCGATATAGGTCCCGACCACGGTAATCGTCTTTGCGTCCATCTTGCGCCTCTTTCGTGATGATTTTTTTCCTGCGCTTGCCTGCATCAAGATAGGAAAAACGGGAGGGCGTTTTCTAACCCGCGTCATGCAAATTCCGACAGGAATCTTTCAACGCTTGACAGAAATTTTTCAAAAATGAACACAAATCTTGCAGGACGGCTAACGTAGCGCAGACCTCTTGGCTGCATTAGATTATTTGCCCCGCGGGCGGGGCGCTACGGCGTTTTTTGTAGTAAAAAGTTGGGCTGGGGGGAATTGGGATGGGATTTAGACGACAAAGGGTGAACGTCTGTGCTTGCTTATCGACCCACAATCGGGTCGAGACTCCGTTTTTGCGGGAAGAAAGGAAGGAAGTAATTCAATCGATCAGGCCTTACCACCCAAATCTTTATAAACCGACGGCGGTTGCCCAAATTGCTCGCGGAAGCACTTGGCAAAGTAGGACAGATTGCTGAACCCCACCGCATACGCCACTTCGGCGATATTGCCGGTCTTTGCTTCCAGCAATTGTTTCGCGCGCTGCAAGCGAATCGCGCGAATGAATTGATTCGGCGATTGTCCGGTGAGCGCTTTGATTTTGCGCCAAAGTTGCGGCTGGCTCATTCCGGCCTCGCGGCTCATCGCTACGACCCCAAAATCTTCCTCATCTAGGTGCGCCTCCACGATTTCCAGCAGCCGGCGCAGAAATTTCTCGTCGATGGAAGTCACCGCGATCTCGCTCGGCTTGAGCGCCACGGTTCCGGCGAAGCGCTGCCGCAGCTTGCGCCGCTGCGCGATGAGATTCTTCACCCGCGCCAGCAGCTCTTTGGCTGCGAACGGCTTGCTGAGATAATCATCCGCGCCGGTTTCCAAACCTGCCACTTTGTCATCGGTTCCGGCTTTGGCGGTGAGCAAAATCACCGGAACGTGGCTGGTATGCTCGTCGGTTTTCAAACGGCTGCAAAATTCGTAGCCATTCATCTTGGGCATCATCACGTCGCAAATCACCAGATCAGGAATCGTCTCCACCGCCATCTGCCAGCCGGCCTCGCCATCAGCAGCTTCAAGCACGCGATACGCCGGCTCCAATTCCTGGCGCAAATAGCGCCGCAACTCGGCGTGGTCTTCGACGAGCAGCACGAGGTCCGATTGCTCGCCGCTGGTCGCTATTCGCCCTTCGCTCTTCGCTTCACGCTCCTCGCCTTCACTCATTACTGAATACTGATCACTGACAACTGATGACTGTTCACCGGTTACTGAAGAATACTGCTCACTGACTTCCAAAATCTCCTCCGGCGCGAGATGATCCTTGCCGAGCGGCAGGCGCACAGTAAATGTCGCGCCTTTGACCTCCGCGCTGGCAACACTGATTTTGCCGTGATGTAATTCCACCAGCTCTTTCACCAGCGCCAACCCGATGCCCGTGCCTTCGAATTCGCGGGTAGATGAGGTATTCGCTTGATAGAAGCGATCGAAAATATGCGGCAGCTTTTCTGCGGGGATGCCGATGCCGGTGTCGCGCACATTGATGATTGCGGATTTCGGATTACGGATTGCGGAGACCCTTTCCGCATTCCCCAATCCGCATTCCACAATCACAGAGCCTCCCTCCGGCGTGAACTTGATGGCGTTCGAAAGCAGGTTGCTGAAAATTTTTTCCATCTTGTCGCGGTCAAAATACAATTCCAGTGCTCGGGCTTTCGCTTCGAAGCGCAGCGTGATCTGCTTGCGCTCGGCCAATGGCGCGAAGGCAACCGTGAGCCGTTGCAGAAATTCCACGGGATTGCCCGGCGCGGCGCGAAGCTGCATCTTGCCGCTTTCCAGCTTGGAAAGATCGAGCAATTGGTTGATCAACGCCAGCAGCCGCTGCCCATTGGCATGAACGAGGCGAAGTTTCATGCGCACCTTTTCGTCAAGTACTTCGCTGAGAATTTGCTCCACCGGCCCGAGAATGAGCGTCAGCGGCGTCCGGAACTCGTGTGAGAGATTGGCAAAAAAGCGCGACTTCAGGGTGTCAAGCTCTTTGAGCTTCTCCGCTTCAAGTTGTTTCATTGTAACCTGGTCTTTGAGGCGGATACGATTCAATTCATAACGGCGGAGGCCATACAAGAAAGCCGTACCGAGAAAAACATAAAGCATGTATGCCCACCACGTTTTCCACGGCGGCGGCGTGATGGTGATTTTAATCGCAGCGCCGGTTTCATTCCACACACCGTCGTTGTTGGAGCCGCGTACCCGGAATACATAGTCGCCGGGATCGAGATTCGTGTAGGTCGCGAAACGCCTGGCGCCGACTTCGTTCCAGTGCTGATCGAAGCCCTCCATCTTATAAGCATGGCGATTTTTCCCCGGCGCCGTGTAATCGAGCGCAGCAAATTCAAAAGAGAAAACACTTTGTTGGTAAGAAAGAACGATCTCATCGGTTTCTGAAATATGCTGCCGCAGCGGCGAGTCTTTCCCGCCGATTTTGGGAGATTGATTGAAAATTTGAAAATCGGTAATCACCACCGACGGAACGTACGGATTGTCTTTGATGCTGTCGGGATGAAAAAGATTGAAGCCGTTAATGCCTCCGAAAAACATCTCGCCCGAGCTGCTTTTATGGCCGGTGCCCTCGCCAAACTCATTGCTTTGCAAGCCGTCGGTTACGTCATAGTTGCGAAAAGCCGGGGGATTTGCCGACGGATCCAAGCGGGAAAGGCCTTTGTTGGTGCTCAACCATAACCGGCCATGACCATCTTCCAATATGCCATGAATCACCGCATTCGGAAGTCCATCCTGCTCCGTATAGTGTGTAAACTGCTGCGTGTCGCGATTCGATCCTTCGCCCTTGCTCAGGGCAAGTTTGTTGAGGCCGCCTGCGGTTCCAATCCAAAGTGTCGTCGTCCCCTGCGGGTCCGTGGATTCATGAATGGACAGAACACCATTATGGCTGAGACTGTTGGGATTGGCAGGATCGTGAACGAAACGGACGAAGCGACCGGTAGCCCGATCGAAGCGATGAAGGCCGCGGTCGGTTCCAACCCACAATGTGCCCGAATGATCGACGCAAAGCGATGAGACTCTCCCGCTGCCCAGGCCGTTGGGATTTTCCGGATTGTAATCAAAGTGAGTCACTGCTTCTTGCCCGGGGTCGGCGCCTTCACCTCCGCTGATGACGTGCCGGATGAGTCCGTCGCCGTTTGTGCCGAGCCAAAGCGTACCCGGAGAAACGGCATCTTCACATATGGCGTTGATGGTATTATAACCATGGCTCTCACGCGCCCGCGGCGCGTAATTAAAACGGACAAACTCTTCGGCGTTGCGATCAAAGCGATTGAGGCCATGATCCGTTCCAACCCACAGGACGCCGGCATGATCGATAAGAACTGAGCGGACGCGATCATGACTGAGGCTGCGCGGATTTTGGGGATCGTGAACAAAGTGCTTGAATTGGCCGGTCTTGCGATTGAAGCGATTGAGGCCGCCGCCCCAGGTTCCAATCCAAACCAGGTGGGAGGCAACGGGATCGACGGCAAATCCCTGGGCCGTATTATGACTGAGACCGTCCAATCGCGAAAAATGATTGAATTGCTTCCGGCCGCTACCGACCATGTTGACGCCGCCATTCCACGTTCCAATCCAGAGTGTGCCGGAACGATCAGTATAGATCGACTTGACGTTGTTGTCGCTAAGACTGGAAGCCTGCACGGGGTTGTGCAGGAAGCGAGTGAATCGCCCTCGGTCGCGCGGCGTCGGGCGTGAATCAAAGCGGTTGAGGCCGCCGCCATACGTGGCGATCCAGAGCACACCTGACGTAGCCGGATCTTCGCAAATGGCCCAAATCCGATTATCACCAAGACTGTGTGGATCGCTGGCGTTGTGGACAAAGCGAGTAAATTGCTCAGTAGAGCGATCAAAGCGATTGAGACCGCCCCATGTTCCAACCCAAAGTGTGCCAGCGCGATCGATGTGCATTGCCCGAATCAAATTATGACTGAGAGTGTGGGGATTGTTGGAATCATGCACAAAACGGGTAAATGCTCCGGTATCGCGATTGAAGCGCGTAAGGCCGACTTCGGTTCCGAGCCAGAGTATGTTTGGCGCGCCGGCGTCTTCACGGATTTGCCAGACCTGATTATTGCTCAGGTTGCCGGGGTTGTTGGGATCATGAAGATAACGCGTAAACCGCCCGGTGCTGCGATCCATTTCATTCAACCCGCCGCCCTGAGTCCCAATCCAGAGCCGGCCGGAGGAATCTTCATAAAGCGACAAGATCGCGTTGTGGCTGAGGCTGTGGGGATCTTTCGGATCGTGGAAAAAAGCAGTGAAGGTCTCGGTATCGCGATTGAAGCGATTGAGTCCGCCGCCGATTGTTCCAATCCAGAGCGTTCCGGAACGGTCTTCATAAATCGATTCCACGTAGTTTTCCGATAGCGAGGTCGAATCCGAAGCCTCGTGTCTATAAACCGTAAAGCGGTAGCCGTCATACTTGTTCAGTCCATCCTGTGTGC encodes:
- a CDS encoding PorT family protein translates to MIRKCKNPQVHQSQTSMQKEDVMIKFNFLFATLLALFIALPARAQVKLGVMGGANFANLNGNDVDGSQIDFSSRTGFGLGGVLDIRLSKDISLRFTPMYLQKGGELNDTDPDLGEETFAYKIGYLEVPALLKIDFGKSSVRPYLLAGPTIGFNLSSKLDYSVPSFSEEIDAKDITESTDLALTFGAGASFPTGASVIFVESRYALGLSDIAKEGVLTLMGEDLVSGDADVQTRGFQLMAGMSFPLGSK
- a CDS encoding response regulator, with translation MMTAIPQNVWKRLGRAMRGKALLPALIIATAWLEAHTLLAQERAIAFKHLTIDDGLSQSSVLCILQDRKGFLWFGTQDGLNKYDGYRFTVYRHEASDSTSLSENYVESIYEDRSGTLWIGTIGGGLNRFNRDTETFTAFFHDPKDPHSLSHNAILSLYEDSSGRLWIGTQGGGLNEMDRSTGRFTRYLHDPNNPGNLSNNQVWQIREDAGAPNILWLGTEVGLTRFNRDTGAFTRFVHDSNNPHTLSHNLIRAMHIDRAGTLWVGTWGGLNRFDRSTEQFTRFVHNASDPHSLGDNRIWAICEDPATSGVLWIATYGGGLNRFDSRPTPRDRGRFTRFLHNPVQASSLSDNNVKSIYTDRSGTLWIGTWNGGVNMVGSGRKQFNHFSRLDGLSHNTAQGFAVDPVASHLVWIGTWGGGLNRFNRKTGQFKHFVHDPQNPRSLSHDRVRSVLIDHAGVLWVGTDHGLNRFDRNAEEFVRFNYAPRARESHGYNTINAICEDAVSPGTLWLGTNGDGLIRHVISGGEGADPGQEAVTHFDYNPENPNGLGSGRVSSLCVDHSGTLWVGTDRGLHRFDRATGRFVRFVHDPANPNSLSHNGVLSIHESTDPQGTTTLWIGTAGGLNKLALSKGEGSNRDTQQFTHYTEQDGLPNAVIHGILEDGHGRLWLSTNKGLSRLDPSANPPAFRNYDVTDGLQSNEFGEGTGHKSSSGEMFFGGINGFNLFHPDSIKDNPYVPSVVITDFQIFNQSPKIGGKDSPLRQHISETDEIVLSYQQSVFSFEFAALDYTAPGKNRHAYKMEGFDQHWNEVGARRFATYTNLDPGDYVFRVRGSNNDGVWNETGAAIKITITPPPWKTWWAYMLYVFLGTAFLYGLRRYELNRIRLKDQVTMKQLEAEKLKELDTLKSRFFANLSHEFRTPLTLILGPVEQILSEVLDEKVRMKLRLVHANGQRLLALINQLLDLSKLESGKMQLRAAPGNPVEFLQRLTVAFAPLAERKQITLRFEAKARALELYFDRDKMEKIFSNLLSNAIKFTPEGGSVIVECGLGNAERVSAIRNPKSAIINVRDTGIGIPAEKLPHIFDRFYQANTSSTREFEGTGIGLALVKELVELHHGKISVASAEVKGATFTVRLPLGKDHLAPEEILEVSEQYSSVTGEQSSVVSDQYSVMSEGEEREAKSEGRIATSGEQSDLVLLVEDHAELRRYLRQELEPAYRVLEAADGEAGWQMAVETIPDLVICDVMMPKMNGYEFCSRLKTDEHTSHVPVILLTAKAGTDDKVAGLETGADDYLSKPFAAKELLARVKNLIAQRRKLRQRFAGTVALKPSEIAVTSIDEKFLRRLLEIVEAHLDEEDFGVVAMSREAGMSQPQLWRKIKALTGQSPNQFIRAIRLQRAKQLLEAKTGNIAEVAYAVGFSNLSYFAKCFREQFGQPPSVYKDLGGKA